ACGAAAAGCACTGGTCCGACCGCCTGCTGAAGGTCAGTTTCTGGGGTCTCAACGGCGGATTGTTCCTGATGTTCTCGACCAGCCTGCTTCCCATCGCCCTGATGCAGATCAACGAGGTCGCCACCAACGGGTTCCACGCCGCCCGCAGCGCCGCCTTCTGGCAGTTGCCCCACGTGCGGGGCCTTGCCGAGTGGCGCATCGTGCCGGACATGGTGATCATCATCTTCGGCGCCCTGCCCCTGCTGTGGTTCCTGATCAAGACGTTCCCGAAGCTGCGCACGAAGTAAAGGGATGGGTGTCCTCGACTGCGATCAAATGCATTCCTGGACTGGTTTTTCCCCCGCGCGCCGCCCATAATGACCTCATGCAGCTTCCTGAAATCCAGCGGCGGAAAACTCGTTCTGTCACGGTCGCTTCCGGATCGGCCGCACCGCTCACCATCGGCGGCGGCGCGCCGGTGTCTGTCCAGAGCATGACCAACACACCCACCGCCGACGCCGCGGCCACCATCGCCCAGGTGCGAGAGCTCGCCGCGGCTGGGGCCGACCTCGTTCGCGTGGCCGTGCCGCACCCGGCCGACACCGCCGCCCTGCGACAGATCATCGCCGCCAGTCCCGTCCCGATCGTCGCCGACGTGCATTTTCACTTCGCCCGCGCGATCGAGGCTATCGACGCCGGCGTCGCAAAGATCCGCCTCAACCCCGGAAACATCGCCGACCGGGACCAGGTCCGCCGCGTGATCGACGCTGCCGCCGCGGCCGGGGTCGCCATCCGCGTCGGCGTCAACGAAGGCTCCGTCGTCGACCGCGCCGACACGCCCCAGCGCGCCGCGCAGCTCGCCCAGCCGCTGGCCGAGCTCATGGCCGACAAGCTCGCCGAGTATCTCGATATCTTCCACGCCGCGGGCTTCACCAACCTCGTGCTCTCGGCAAAAAGCCACGACGCCTTCACGACCGTGGCCGTCAACCGCCTGATGGCCCAGCGGTGGGACTATCCGCTGCACCTGGGCGTCACTCACGCCGGAACGCCCGCCAGCGGCGCTATCCGCTCCGCCGCCGCCCTGGGCACGCTGCTCGCCGAGGGCATCGGCGACACCATCCGCATCTCCTACGCCGGCAACCCCGTCGAGGAAGTGCGGGCCGCCGTCGAACTGCTCTGCTCGCTGCGACTGAGGCCGCGAAAAGGCGTCGACCTGATCGCCTGCCCAACCTGCGGCCGGGCGATGATGGATATCGCCGCCGTCGCCGAACAGGTGCGCGCCGCCCTGGCCGACGTGACTGCGCCGCTGACGGTGGCCGTCATGGGCTGCGTCGTCAACGGCCCCGGCGAAGCCGACGCCGCCGACGTCGCCCTCTGCGCCGGAAAAGACAAAGCCGTCCTCTACGTCCGAGGCCGAAAAGTCCGCACGATCGAGACTGCCGGCATGGTCGCCGCCGTGGTGGCGGAAGTGGACAAACTGATCGGCAACCGATAGATAGAAGCGGAGAATTTGGTGTTGGGGCTCAGACGTTAACTTCTTCCATCGCCGGCTGCAGCGATGCCAGACGCCGCTGCCGGACCATCACGATGATGATGCCGACGATCAGAATTCCCAGAAGCACGGACGAGGGCCACATCGCCGTGCCGGCCGTGCTCGTTGCGACGATGACGCCCCAGAACAGGAAGGGAATGTATCTCTTCCACCACATCTGCAAAGACACCAGCACCAGGAACGAGCCGAACAGGACCAGGGAGGTCGCCGCGTAGCCGAGATTAACGTCATGTGACAAATAGTCTGCCGCCGTTTCGCCCAGCGTGGTAGCCGAGACTTTCAGAAGCCAGAACCCCACAGTGATCAGAGGCAGCTTGTTAAGCATTGACGGTTCGTCCAGAGCGGTTGGATTCTTCATCATCGGCGGATTCTCCGGTGGGGGGTGGTTCGCGACAGACAGAAAGTCTGCCAAACGAAAGCTGAAGAGAAGATGAAGTAGAATCTTTCCCCTTCACGCCGGCGGCAGTCAGCCACAAACGACTCGCCCCTGTGACAGGGGCAAGAAGTGCAGAAAGTGGCGCGGCCGATAGCGGATGACTTTCTTTTCAACTCCATTGACTTGTCGCCGCAGGTCGCTTACGATTGTTACACGATCGCGGGGTAGAGCAGTCAGGTAGCTCGTCGGGCTCATAACCCGGAGGTCGGAGGTTCGAATCCTCCCCCCGCTATGTAAACTGGCCGCAGTGGCCTCGGAGTCTTCCGAGGCCACTGCTGTTTTTAGGCCAAATGGATGAATCAGGCCGTCAGAAGTGATGTGAATCGGGGCATCTGGCTAACGCATCTCATCTGTCTCTTGCCATCCATGGCTCCCTGCCGCTACGATCCCGGGCCCTATGACCAGGACACCATGGCAGTTGATCATGGTGGCGATGGCGGGGTGGACGAACCGCCATCGGCAGGGAAGTTATCGAGTGTCTCAGGGAAGAGAACCGCATTCTGCGGGCAAGCGAGACGGGTCGAATGGATCAGCTTGAGTTTCGAAATGCGACCTTCAACGCCATTGGCGAGTCTTTGTGGGGCTTGATGACCGCGATGGTCTCGTCGATGACGGTGCTGGTGGTGCTCCTGAAACGTCTGGGCGCCGGCGAGCAGATGATCGGCGCCATCGCGGCAATCGACGGAGGAGTACTCATCCTGCCGCAACTGCTGGGAGTGTACCTGTTTCAGCCCGGCCGTCGGCGCAAACGCCTATTGGTGGTCTGGCACATGGTGGCTTTCGCGCCATGCCTGGCGCTGTCTGCAGTGGCAATCCTCCTGGCGGACCGCATGGGCCCACAGGCCACTCGCTGGGCCCTGATGGGGTGCTTCGCCCTGCCGCTGCTGCTGGTCGGGGCCGTGGTCCCGGCCTGGATGGACTGGCTCGCTTGGCTGTTTCCGGCCTCAATTCGCGGCAGGGTCCTTGGTGCGGCGTGGGCGGGGTTTGCCCTTGCGGCCACTGCCGGCCAACTGCTGGCGGGGTGGCTAATCGAGCGTTTCCCGGGCACCGACATCTACGGAGTGCTATATCTGGCGGCCGCGGCGATATCGCTGGTATCGATGGTTTTCTATGCGATGATTCGCGAGCCGCATATCGAGGCTCTGCCGTCGCCGCGCATGACGACCCGTGAAATCTTTGCGCGGTTCGCTGGCAGCCTGAAAGACTCCAACTTCCGGGCCTTCCTGATTGGGCGAATCCTGGCTACCGGCGGATTCTGCATGCTGCCGCTGGTGGCGGTGCATTTCAGCTCCGCCGGCGCGGGCCGACTGGACAGCGGAACGGTGGTGGCCTGCGGCGGCGCGATGTCGATTGCCATGGCCGTCGCAAACTTGGTGCTGGGACGGATCGGAGACCTACTCGGGCACCGCCTGGGCCTGATCACCTGCGGAGCCGCGCAGGTGCTGACGCTATTGCTGCTGCTGTTGCCCGGTAGCATCGCGGTCTGTATCGCGGCATACTTCTGGGCGGGGGTTGCCGTCGGCGGCGCTATCGTCTCGCACTCCAACATGCTCTTCGAGACCTGTCCACACGACCACCGCCTGGCGCACATCACCATCGCCAACATCGTCCTGTCGGGCCCACTGCTGGCCGCGCCCCTGCTCGCCGGCACGGTGGCGCAGGCCTATGGAACACGGCCGGTCTTCCTCACCTGCCTGGCCCTCAGCGCCACCGCCCTGGCCTGGTTTATATTCCGCGTCCGTGAACCCCGCCACCTCGAAGCATATCAACGCAATCTTATTTAGAGGATCGGCGATGAATCGGTGATGCTAGATCGTCTTCTCGCTTAAGAAGGTTCGGATATGCTCGCTGCGGAATTTGGGCGGGTGGGGCGCGGCGGTTACTTTTGTTGCTGGGGCTGGGGTCAGGCGATGGCAGACGATGGGGCCTCGCTTGAGGCGCCACGCCCAGGACAACATCCGCGGGATCGTGCGCAGCAGGCCCCAGACGCCGGCCAACTGGATGCCCACGTCGCCGAGGAACTCGCTGCTTCGCGGCCGCACGATCGCCCGCAGGAGCTGCAGCGGATTATAGATATAGCACAGCGTCGTCAGCACGCGAAGCTGCATTTTCCAGGCGTCTGGGCCGGGATTGGCGACGATGTAATTCGCGTCGAGCATGTACGGCTCGACGGGGCGCCCGCCGGCGGAGGCGATCATCTGGCCGCTCTCGTATGCGCTTTCGTACGTGCGCGAGCCGACGGCCGGGGTCATCGTCAGCACCTGCACGTCGACGGCGCCGGCGTTGCGCAGCATGCGGACCTGGTTGAGCAGTCCGTACGAGCTGCCGCGGCTCCAGAGCGGTTGCCCCTGGTGGTGCATGAGCATGGGCACGGCCATGATGTCGTTGCGGCGGAGCAGGTCGAAGGCGTCGGCGATCTTCGAGACGCTCTGGCCCTTTTTGACGAAGGTGGCGGTGATGTCCTCGACGCCCATCCACAGGATCAGCGCGCCGGCCTTGCGGAGCGTGGGCAGGTGGTCCTTCATCGCCAGGGTATCGTGTATGGTGGCCTCAGTGCCCCAGCCTATCCGCTTGTGGAAGGGCTGGCCGTCGATGGTCGTCGCGGCCAGTCGCTCGATGATCTCGACCGTGCGTTTGGGATTGTTGAAGAAGTTGTCGTCGGTGCCGAAGAAATACTTGAGCCCGAACTCGCGATTAAGGTTGACCATCTCGTCGGCGATGCGCTGCGGGCTCTTGAGGCGGTGCTGGCGCTGGTTGTACGCGGGGATCGGGCAGTACGGGCAGGAGAACTTGCAGCCGCTGGTGAAGACCATCGCCCCCAGCGGCGAATACCGGGCCACCTTATTGGCCGCCAGCGGCGCGGCCGCGATATCCTGCCGGCGCGAGGGGGCCTCGAGCAGGCGGTACCCGGCTGCGGGGTCGGGCAGCTCGTCGAGGTTGTCGACGAGGCGCTGCACGCCGGTGTCGACGAGTTCCTCGGCGGCCGGCGCGTCGGTCGCCGCATACGTCAGGCCCGGGACGCCGGCAAGCCAGCCGGCGCCGCGCGCCGCCCGCAAGGCCGATCGCAGGCTCTGCCCCGGCGAGCGCCACTGCAGCAGCGTCTCGATCAGGTTCAGCAGCACGTACTCCTCGCCGCGCACGGCGATGTCCACGCCCCAGGGCGCATCGGCGTCGCTGCCGAAGACGCTCCAGGGCTCGTAAATCACGCGCGGACCGCCGGCGATGATCAGCGGGCGCACGGCAGCATCCATCCCGCTGGCGTCTTCGATGAGTCTCTGACAGGCGGCCAGATGGATCTGCATGCTCGAGATGAGCAGCATGTCGGGCACGCGCCCGTCGATGCGGATGCGGCTGGGAGTGATGTTCGGGTTCCACTGCTGCAGCACGACGCGCGTCTTGACGACGCCGCTGTCGTGCAGCGCCGCCCCGATGGCGCGGGGGCCTGCCGGCGCCATCCGGGTCGAGGAATAGTGGAAGGGCAAGATGCGCGTACGTGGGTCGAACGCGGCGATAACGGCGGCCGTCAGGTCGTGGCGCGGCGTGATGCGGCGCAGGCGGCGGCGGATATCGAGGCACTCGCCGGCGGGCAGCAGGCGGTCGCCTTCATCGCGGAGGGGTAGCTCCAAAGGAACCTCCAGGGACGCTGGTTATGCCCGTGAGAGTTTCCTGTCGTTGGGCAGGCGGATCCTGTTTTTGGCTTTCTTTGGATCCTTGCGAAAGAGGCTGTGATCAGCCGGGAGCGTCAGGAGCGTCAGGCGAGGGTTGCTGGCGGGAACAACTGAACCGGTCCCGCGACAGACATCTTCGGGCGACGAACCGAACGGAGGCTATTGTACCAATATCGCCCTCCGCGGCGCGCACTATTTCTTTGAGCACAGTCGATCAATGTCTCGACTCGACATACCGCGTGCCGTCGGGGCCGGTGGCGCTGAGCTGCAGCACGACCGGCTCGTTGCCGGTGCGGGCGAAGTGGGGCATATTGGCCGGTTCGGTGAAGAAGCTGCCCGGCGGCAGGGGGCGCAGCTTCGTTTCGTCGAAGGTCTCGCCGTAGGCGAAGTGCAGCGTGCCCGACAGCACCGTCACCACGCGCGCCGAGTTG
This Planctomycetaceae bacterium DNA region includes the following protein-coding sequences:
- a CDS encoding radical SAM protein; protein product: MELPLRDEGDRLLPAGECLDIRRRLRRITPRHDLTAAVIAAFDPRTRILPFHYSSTRMAPAGPRAIGAALHDSGVVKTRVVLQQWNPNITPSRIRIDGRVPDMLLISSMQIHLAACQRLIEDASGMDAAVRPLIIAGGPRVIYEPWSVFGSDADAPWGVDIAVRGEEYVLLNLIETLLQWRSPGQSLRSALRAARGAGWLAGVPGLTYAATDAPAAEELVDTGVQRLVDNLDELPDPAAGYRLLEAPSRRQDIAAAPLAANKVARYSPLGAMVFTSGCKFSCPYCPIPAYNQRQHRLKSPQRIADEMVNLNREFGLKYFFGTDDNFFNNPKRTVEIIERLAATTIDGQPFHKRIGWGTEATIHDTLAMKDHLPTLRKAGALILWMGVEDITATFVKKGQSVSKIADAFDLLRRNDIMAVPMLMHHQGQPLWSRGSSYGLLNQVRMLRNAGAVDVQVLTMTPAVGSRTYESAYESGQMIASAGGRPVEPYMLDANYIVANPGPDAWKMQLRVLTTLCYIYNPLQLLRAIVRPRSSEFLGDVGIQLAGVWGLLRTIPRMLSWAWRLKRGPIVCHRLTPAPATKVTAAPHPPKFRSEHIRTFLSEKTI
- a CDS encoding MFS transporter encodes the protein MDQLEFRNATFNAIGESLWGLMTAMVSSMTVLVVLLKRLGAGEQMIGAIAAIDGGVLILPQLLGVYLFQPGRRRKRLLVVWHMVAFAPCLALSAVAILLADRMGPQATRWALMGCFALPLLLVGAVVPAWMDWLAWLFPASIRGRVLGAAWAGFALAATAGQLLAGWLIERFPGTDIYGVLYLAAAAISLVSMVFYAMIREPHIEALPSPRMTTREIFARFAGSLKDSNFRAFLIGRILATGGFCMLPLVAVHFSSAGAGRLDSGTVVACGGAMSIAMAVANLVLGRIGDLLGHRLGLITCGAAQVLTLLLLLLPGSIAVCIAAYFWAGVAVGGAIVSHSNMLFETCPHDHRLAHITIANIVLSGPLLAAPLLAGTVAQAYGTRPVFLTCLALSATALAWFIFRVREPRHLEAYQRNLI
- the ispG gene encoding flavodoxin-dependent (E)-4-hydroxy-3-methylbut-2-enyl-diphosphate synthase, which gives rise to MQLPEIQRRKTRSVTVASGSAAPLTIGGGAPVSVQSMTNTPTADAAATIAQVRELAAAGADLVRVAVPHPADTAALRQIIAASPVPIVADVHFHFARAIEAIDAGVAKIRLNPGNIADRDQVRRVIDAAAAAGVAIRVGVNEGSVVDRADTPQRAAQLAQPLAELMADKLAEYLDIFHAAGFTNLVLSAKSHDAFTTVAVNRLMAQRWDYPLHLGVTHAGTPASGAIRSAAALGTLLAEGIGDTIRISYAGNPVEEVRAAVELLCSLRLRPRKGVDLIACPTCGRAMMDIAAVAEQVRAALADVTAPLTVAVMGCVVNGPGEADAADVALCAGKDKAVLYVRGRKVRTIETAGMVAAVVAEVDKLIGNR